One segment of Rhizobium leguminosarum DNA contains the following:
- a CDS encoding MetQ/NlpA family lipoprotein: protein MTKNKNLHGFHLSRRAALAAIAVSAAAVFSFAAPAPSFAEDKSVKVGIMAGEEEDIWRVVASEAGKKGLKIETVIFNDYTQPNEALEHGEIDANAFQHQPYLDNQIQQHGYHIVRVGYTGVWPIGLYTKKYKSVAEIPEGAVIGVPNDPSNEGRALRVLQSEGLIKLKEGTGILATVADVTDNPKKIEIKELDAGIVGRSIDDLDAGIVNTDWALKSGLSPAERIAQEPIADNPYRNFIAVKDDNKDAEWVKALVSSYQNDTVKAEFEKVYKGTGLSAY, encoded by the coding sequence ATGACCAAGAACAAAAATCTTCACGGCTTCCACCTTTCGCGCCGCGCGGCTCTTGCCGCCATCGCCGTTTCCGCGGCCGCAGTCTTTTCCTTTGCAGCACCCGCGCCTTCCTTTGCCGAGGACAAGTCGGTCAAGGTCGGCATCATGGCCGGCGAGGAGGAGGATATCTGGCGCGTGGTCGCGAGCGAGGCGGGCAAGAAGGGTCTCAAGATCGAGACCGTCATCTTCAACGACTACACCCAGCCGAATGAAGCGCTGGAGCACGGCGAAATCGATGCCAACGCCTTCCAGCACCAGCCCTATCTCGACAACCAGATCCAGCAACACGGCTATCACATCGTTCGCGTCGGTTATACCGGGGTCTGGCCGATCGGCCTATACACCAAGAAATACAAGTCCGTCGCAGAGATCCCGGAAGGTGCCGTCATCGGCGTGCCGAACGACCCCTCGAACGAAGGCCGTGCGCTGCGCGTTCTCCAGAGCGAAGGCCTGATCAAACTGAAGGAGGGCACCGGTATTCTCGCGACCGTCGCCGACGTCACCGACAATCCGAAGAAGATCGAGATCAAGGAACTCGACGCCGGCATCGTCGGCCGGTCGATCGACGATCTGGATGCCGGTATCGTCAACACCGACTGGGCGCTGAAAAGCGGTCTTTCGCCGGCCGAACGCATCGCCCAGGAGCCGATCGCCGACAATCCGTACCGCAACTTCATCGCCGTCAAGGACGACAACAAGGATGCCGAATGGGTCAAGGCGCTTGTGTCTTCTTATCAGAACGACACCGTCAAGGCCGAATTCGAGAAGGTCTACAAGGGCACCGGTCTCAGCGCCTATTGA
- the msuE gene encoding FMN reductase — MSAHKLVGLAGSFNRPSKTFALVENIAGLAGEKYGFDNTIYDLTDVGPSLGQALRRDDLDSRAREVIDDVVNADVLVIGAPTYKGSYPGLFKHLIDLIDPHELRAKPIIITATGGGDRHALMVEHQLRPLFGFFMSYTLPTAVYASDRDFTDYRVSSDPLSKRIGEVIGELEAFFPARNQALIAAE; from the coding sequence ATGTCTGCTCACAAACTGGTCGGCCTTGCGGGTAGCTTCAACCGCCCCTCGAAGACCTTTGCGCTTGTCGAAAACATTGCCGGTCTCGCCGGCGAGAAATACGGATTCGACAACACCATCTACGACCTGACCGATGTCGGCCCCTCGCTTGGCCAGGCGCTGCGCCGTGACGATCTCGACAGTCGCGCCAGGGAAGTCATCGACGACGTCGTCAATGCCGATGTGCTGGTCATCGGAGCGCCGACTTACAAGGGCAGCTATCCCGGCCTCTTCAAGCATCTGATCGACCTGATCGACCCCCATGAGCTGCGCGCCAAGCCGATCATCATCACTGCGACCGGCGGCGGCGACCGGCATGCGCTGATGGTCGAGCACCAGCTCCGCCCGCTCTTCGGCTTTTTCATGTCTTACACGCTGCCGACCGCGGTTTACGCGTCCGACCGCGACTTCACCGATTACCGTGTCTCATCCGATCCACTTTCCAAGCGGATCGGGGAGGTCATCGGCGAGCTCGAGGCGTTCTTTCCTGCGCGAAATCAAGCGCTGATTGCTGCCGAATGA